The genomic region CGCCCTCGGTGCCGCCCCAGCGCGCCATCACCGACGTACGACCGGGGCTGGACTCATAGATCCGCGGCTCGATGCCGACGTCGGAGAGCAGGGTGGCCACCATCTCCGCGGCCGGCCGCTCCCCCGGCCCCGAGTCATCGCCGTAGTTGGAGGTGTCGATGCGCAGCAGATCGCGGCACACGTCCACGACCTCGCCCGCCGGGTCGTACGCCGGTGCCGTGACAGTGGTCAGGTCCTGGGGGTCAGCAGCCATGGGGTCAGCATGACATCCGCTCAACCACCCCCCGATTCAGTGTTTGCGGGGACCCAGTGTTAAGTTTTTCCAGCACTCGGGTCCGGGTGGCGGAATTGGCAGACGCGCTAGCTTGAGGTGCTAGTGCCCTTTATCGGGCGTGGGGGTTCAAGTCCCCCCTCGGACACCAGCGGAACGGCCAGGCTCTCGACAGAGAACCTGGCCGTTCTTCGTTTCTCCCCCCGATGTGCGGTGGGTCCCGGGCCGACCCCGTCTGCACCACCCTCGACGAGGGCCTTCGCGTGCGCGGTGTGCGGATCCTGTCGATCTTCGCGGTCATCTGGTCTGCGGTCGCCGCCTCCGGCCTGTCCGAGACCGGCGCCTCGGCCGCCGCCCTTCCGAGCGCCGTGGCGGCCGTGGTCGTGTCGCTGGTCCTTGTCGTGGTCGTGCGGCGCTCGGCTCACGAGCCGGCCCTTGCCCGGGCCCGCAGGCTCCCGCCCTGGTGGTCGCGCGGGGTGGCTGCGGTCACCATCGCTCAGCTGCTGGTCATCGCGGCCGTGGCGATCGGCCTGACGAGGCTGGACCAGGCCGCCTACATCCCGGCTGCGGTCGCCGTCGTCGTCGGCCTGCACTTCCTGCCCCTGGCGACCGCCTTCGACCAGCGCCAGTACCGCGGCACCGCTGTCCTGCTGGTCGTGGTGGGACTTGGCGGTGCGGTCCTGGTCCTGGCCGGCGCCCAGAACGTCACCGTTCAGGCTGCCGTGGGCTACGCAAGCGCCGTCGTCCTGTGGTGCTGGGCTGCGCACGTCGCCACGCGCAACTGAGCCGACCCAGCCACGCCAGCACGGCGCCGTACGTCCCTGCTGCCGCGGCGACGGGGACGGGCCTGAGCCGCCGGCAGACCTCGCCCAGGATCCTGAACGACGGCGTGCGCGACGACACCCTCGGTAGCAAAGTGCTACGTTGGCGTAGACAAGTGCTACACCCCGGAGGTGCCTGGAGGTGCATGGTGGGAACCAAGGCTGAACGCGTCACCCGCTTCGACGAGGCCCTGTTCGAGACCGCCGCGGCCGAAGGGTCACGGCAGTCCCGGTCGGCTCGCCAGCAACTCGAGCACTGGGCGCGACTCGGTGCCGCGCTCTCTGCCCAGGTCGAGGCGCCCCTGAACCGGGTCCGCCTCGCGCTCGAGGGCACCATCGCCCAGCGGGACCTGACCCTCGATGAGGCGCGCCAGTTCGACGCCGCGATCGCGGTCCGCATCGACGACGCCGTCGCACAAGCCGACTTCGCCTCCGCCTCGCTGCCGAACTTCGCCGAGGTCTCGCCCGACCCCCACCGCGTCCTGGCCGACCTGGCCTCCCGCGCGGAGGTCAGTGAGCGCGCGCGCGAGCAACTTCGTGAAGCACTGGCCACACTGGACCAGGCCCTCGAAGCCGAGCCGCAGTCGGCAGAGGCCGGGCGGTGACGCGACTGGACCTTGTCGTTGGTCCCAACGGAGCCGGGAAGTCGACCTTCGTCGACCTGATCCTTCTCCCCACGCTCCCGCACCAAGCTTTCGTCAACGCCGACGAGATCGCCAAGACCTACTGGCCAGGCGACGAAGTCGTGAAGTCGCGGATCGCTGCCCGCCTTGCCGAGGTCCTGCGCGTGGCCTTCGTTGCGATGGGTGAGCCTTTCATCGCCGAGACCGTCTTCTCCCACCCCTCGAAGATCAGCCTCATCGAGGACGCAGTCGCCGCCGGCTACAGAGTTCACCTGCACGTGCTGATGCTTCCCGAGGACGAGGCCGTCGCACGCGTAGCGAAACGCGTCACCCAAGGCGGGCACCAGGTGCCCGAGGAGAAGGTCCGCAGCCGCTACCAGCGCCTGTGGGAGAACGTCGTCCGCGCAGCTCTTCTGTGCGACACCGCTGACTTCTACGACAACACCGGACGCAGCCCGGTGCTGGTGGCCCGGCTGAGTGCTGGCATCGCCTACGGCGCGGTCGCCTGGCCGGAGTGGACACCGAAGGACCTGACCGACTGCTGGCACTGAAGCCCGAGGCCCTCACCGCGACGGCTTCGCGGCCCGCCGGGTCGCGCTCAGGACTCGCAGACCGTGCCGTCTCCGTCACCGTCGCGGTACCAGGCGTACTCGGGATCGCGGCCGCGCACGTAGGGCCCGTGGCCCGCGGCGACCGCGGAGGTGCAGTAGTCGAAGCGCGGGTCCAGGCCGGCTCCCCCGCCGCTCGTGCCCGCCGCCGGCGGGGACGGCGTGGCCGGCGTGGCGGGCGTGGCGGGCGCCAGCTGGCCCGCGTCGGAGGACCGGGCGTCGGCGACGGCGCTGCCGCGCAGCTTCGCGAGGCGCACGGTGAGCGGGCGCTTGCCGCAGCTGGCGGCGTACCGGGCGAGGACCTGCTGCTCGGCAGGGTCGACGCTCAGGCGCCACCGCACCTTCACCGCGACCCACGAAGAGACGTAGACGCAGGCCTTGTAGGCCGGCATCCACTGGGCCGGGTCGGCGTCGGATTTGGTGCGGTTCGACGACGCGCTGACCGCGATCAGCGCGCGCCGGTCCCCCAGGTCGTTGGCGAAGGCCTCGCGCCGCGGCGCGGACCAGGCGTGCGCGCCGGAGTCCCAGGCCTCGGCGAGCGGGACCAGGTGGTCGATGTCGAAAGACGACGCGCTGGTCGTGGTCAGCTGGTCGTAGTAGGAGAACCACTCGCCCGCGACCACCGTGCAGCCCGCCGCCAGGCGCGCCCCTGGGGCGCGGTTCTGGGTGATCAGCACCTCGTCGCGGGTGTCGCAGCCGTTGCGGTCGGCGTCGGACCAGTGCGCGAACAGGTCGCGGTCATAGCCGGTACGGCGTTCGGGGGCGACCGGCAGCGCGGCGACCGCGGCGACCAGCGTGGTCTTCACCCGTGCGCCGGGACGACCCGCGAGCGGGTCGGGTGCCTGGTCCGGGCGGACGCTGGCACTCGGGCCGGCTGTCTCCACCGGCGCCCCCGACTTCTGTGACTTCCGTGGCTTCTCCGGCCCGGACGAGGTCACCGTCTCGGCGGTTTCGGTCGGCCCGCTGCTGTCGGACGCCGTGCCGCAGCCGCCGAGAAGCAGCAGTGCGAGCCCGGCGGCGACGGCGGAGGCGAGACGGGAGGTCGGAGTGGAGGACGGGTCACGGAGCACGGGCACGACGCGATCCTGTCGTGCCGCACCGACACTCGCGCGACCGCACCCCGCTCTACGGTGAGGCATGCGCGTCGCCCGCCGCATGCGGTCCCTCGTGGGCTGACCCACCGACCCGACGTGCTCAGCGGTCGAGGGCGCGGATCCGCTGGAAGTTGCGCCCGCCCCGCTCGAACGACGCCACGACGGCTGCGGGCACCTCGACCTCGTCCAGCGGGTCCTCCCACGCACACGGGCGCACGTGCACGAGGTCCGCGGCGTAGGCCTGCCGGGTGGCGTCGTAGCGCCACGGTCCGGTGAGCGCGCCACGGCGGTAGCGCCCATCGGTGTCGCGGGTCCAGACCAACGCCCCCGCGGGCACCGCGGCGAACCTCTCGACTCGCCGCGCGGTGCGCTCGCCGTGCTCGACCACGGTGCGGGACAGGACCTCTTCGACTCCGGCGTCCGGGCCGGGCGAAGGGTCGAGTCGACCGCCCATCCCGACCAGCCCCAGCGCGACGGCACGGGCCTGGGCCAGCCCGGCGTCGATGTCGTCGAGGCGGCTGCGCATCGGGGCGCGGTAGGTCTCGGGCATCGCTCGATCCTAGGCGTCGCGGTGGGCACGTGGGCCGGGCCACAGGCCGTTTGACGCGCGGATGACCGGCTACCGCTACGGCGTACCCCCGACGAGAGGAACCACGACATGGCAGAGAGCCAGTTCACGTCCGAGACCAAGGTCGCCTTCCTCGTGGCCCCCGAGGGCATCGAGCAGATCGAGCTCACCGCACCCTGGGCGGCAGTGCGCGACGCCGGCGCCGAGCCGGTGCTGATCAGCACCGAGCCGGGCAAGGTGCAGGCCTTCCACCACCTCGACGCGGCCGACACCTTCGGCGTCGACGCCGTGGTCGGCGACGTCCGGGTGGAGGACTACGCCGCCCTGGTGCTCCCGGGCGGGGTGGCCAACCCCGACGCGCTGCGGACCGACGAGACCGCCGTCGCCTTCGTGCGCGACTTCGTGGCCTCCGGGCGACCGGTCGCGGCGATCTGTCACGCGATCTGGATGCTGGTCGAGGCCGATGTGCTCCGCGGACGCGAGGTCACGTCGTGGCCGAGCCTGCAGACCGACGTACGCAACGCCGGCGGGCGCTGGACCGACAGCGAGGTCGTCCTCGACGCCAACCTGATCACCAGCCGCAACCCCGACGACCTGCCCGCCTTCAACCGCGAGCTGCTCAGCCGGCTCAGCAGCTGAGGCCCCGCACCCGACGTCACGCCCCCGCGCCCTAGGCTCGGGGGCGTGAGTGCTTTCCGCGTGGGGTTCGTGACCGGTGCGACCCCGGACAAGTGGGCGCGCGCCTGGCGCGAGCGCAGCCGGGTGCCGCTGGAGCTGGTCCCCGTCGAGGAGGACCAGCAGGAGGCAGGGCTGCGTGACGGCTCGCTGGACATGTGCCTGGTGCGCCTGCCCATCGACCGCGAGGGCCTGCACTGCATCCCGCTCTACGAGGAGCTCCCGGTGGTGGTCGCCGGCCACGAGCACTTCGTCGCCGCCGCCGACGAGGTGTCGCTGGCCGACCTCGAGGATGAGCAGCTGGTGCTCCCCCACCGCTCGGGCTGGACGCCGACCGCCGAGCAGCTGGCCTGGCCCCCGATGAGCGTGCGGGACGCCGTGGAGGTGGTCGCCTCGGGGACGGGCATCGTGCTCGTGCCGATGTCGGTGGCCCGTCTGCACCACCGCAAGGACGTCGTCAGCCGTCCGGTCAGCGACCTGCCCACGACCACCGTGGGCCTGGCCTGGCTGGTGGACAACGAGGACCCGCGCGTGCAGACCTTCATCGGCATCGTGCGGGGCCGGACCGCACGCAGCTCGCGCGGCTGAGCGAGCACCCGAGCCACCGGGGGTGCCTCACCTGATCGGGTGGGGTGAGTCGGCTCACGATCCCGTGTGTCGAGCCGATGGCGGGGGTATGTAACCCTCTTGTGAGCAGACAAGGTGAGACCTCCCGACCCCCGAGCGCCGCGGACCGCTTGCGCCGCGTGGCCGCCAGTCCCGTCGACGACGTGGTGCCCCACCCGGTCCTCGACGTGGCCCCCAGCGCCAACGACCAGGGCCGTCCCGGCCTCGACCGCGTCGTCTTCGGCGTCACGGCCGTCCTCGCGCTCGCGTTCCTGGTCTGGGGGTTCGTCAGCACCGACTCGCTGGCGTCGGTCTCCGGCGACTCGCTCGGTTGGACGATGGACAACGCCGGTTGGCTGTTCGTGATCACCGCCAGCGGCTTCGTGGTCTTCGTCCTCTGGCTCGCGCTGAGCCGGTTCGGCGCGATCACCCTGGGCCGCGACGACGAGGAACCGGAGTTCCGCACCACCTCGTGGGTCGCGATGATGTTCAGCGCGGGCATGGGCATCGGCCTGATGTTCTGGGGGGTCAGCGAGCCCATCGCGCACCTCACCACGCCGCCGCCGGGCACCGAGGGCGGCACCGAGGCCGAGGCGATGAAGACCGCCATGTCCACCACCCTGTTCCACTGGACGCTGCACCCCTGGGCGATCTATGCCGTCGTCGGCCTCGCGATCGCGTACGGCGTGTACCGCAAGGGTCGCGTGCAGCTGATCTCCGCGGCGTTCGAGCCGCTCCTGGGGCGCCACGCCCGGGGCCCGGCCGGCAAGGTCATCGACATGCTCGCGATCTTCGCGACCCTGTTCGGCTCCGCGGCCTCGCTCGGTCTCGGTGCGCTGCAGATCGGCAGCGGCCTGGAGATCGTCGCCGGCCTCGACGAGGTCGGCAACGGCCTGCTGGTGATGGTCATCGCGGTGCTCACGGTCGGCTTCGTGGCCTCCGCGGTCTCCGGCGTGGCCCGCGGCATCCAGTGGCTCTCCAACATCAACATGGTGCTGGCACTGGTGCTGGCGCTCTTCGTGTTCCTGGTCGGTCCGACGATCTTCGTGCTCAACCTGCTGCCGACGGCGATCGGCGGCTACATTGCCGACCTGCCGACGATGGCGGCGCGCACCGGCGCGGAGGGTGGCGACACCAGCGACTGGCTGCAGGGCTGGACGGTCTTCTACTGGGCCTGGTGGCTGTCGTGGACGCCGTTCGTCGGCATGTTCATCGCCCGCATCTCGCGCGGGCGCACCATCCGTCAGTTCGTCTCCGGCGTGCTGCTGGTGCCGAGCCTGGTCAGCCTCGTCTGGTTCTGCATCTTCGGCGGCGCCGCGCTCGACCTGCAGTCCTCGGGCGCGGCCGACATCGCCGGCGAGCTGTCCACGGAGTCCCAGCTGTTCACGATGCTGGAGGCCTACCCCGCCGCGACGGCAACCAGCATCCTGGTGATGGTGCTCGTCGGCATCTTCTTCATCTCCGGCGCCGACGCCGCCTCGATCGTGATGGGCTCCCTCTCCGAGCGCGGGACGATCACCCCGCGGCGCGGCACCGTGGTGTTCTGGGGTGTGGCCACCGGCGCGGTCGCCGCGGTGATGCTCCTCGTCGGCGGCGCGGACGCCCTCAACGGCCTGCAGTCGATCACGATCGTCGCCGCCCTGCCGTTCGTGCTCGTGATGATCGGCCTCGCGGTGGCACTGGTCAAGGACCTGCGCTCCGACCCCGTCGTGCTGCGCCGCGCCTACGCCCGCGAGGCGGTCGAGCAGGCGGTGATCGCCGGTGTGACCGAGCACGGCGACGACTTCGTGCTCTCCATCGAGTCCACGGGCGACGGCGACGGCGACGGCGAGGTCGGCGGGGTCACCACGACGTCGACAGGGGCCGGCCCTCGCTGAAGCCCGCGGCCGACTGCACGCCCACGATCGCGCGGGCGTGCAGCTCGGCCAGGTTGCGGGCGCCGGCGTAGGTGCACGCCGAGCGCACGCCCGCGCAGATCTCGTCGATCAGGTCCTCGACCCCGGGGCGGGCGCGGTCGAGGTACATCCGCGAGGAGGAGATGCCCTCCTCGTAGAGCGCCTTGCGGGCCCGGTCGTAGGCCGACTCCCCCGCCGTACGGCTCGCGACGGCGCGGCTGGAGGCCATGCCGAACGACGTCTTGTAGGCACGACCGTCGGCGTCCAGCATCAGGTCGCCGGGTGACTCGTGGGTCCCGGCGAACCAGGACCCGACCATCACGCTCGCCGCGCCGGCGGCGAGCGCCAGCGCGACGTCGCGGGGATGGCGTACGCCGCCGTCCGCCCACACGTGGCGGCCGAGCTCGCGGGCCACGGCCGCGCACTCGAGCACCGCGGAGAACTGCGGCCGCCCGACGCCGGTCATCATCCGGGTGGTGCACATGGCGCCCGGTCCGACGCCGACCTTGACGATGTCCGCCCCCGCCTCGATCAGGCGCGCGGTCCCCGCGGCCGACACGACGTTGCCCGCCGCGACCGGCACCGGCGGCTCCAGGGAGCGTACGGCGGCGAGCGCGTCGAGCATCCGCTCCTGGTCCCCGTGGGCGGTGTCGACCACGAGGCAGTCGACGCCCGCGTCGAGCAGCCGCGCGGCCTTGTCCCCCACGTCGCCGTTGACGCCCACCGCGGCCGCGACCCGCAGCCCGCCG from Nocardioides sp. dk884 harbors:
- a CDS encoding GuaB1 family IMP dehydrogenase-related protein, which encodes MRFLTDAVPQHELTYNDVFMVPEHSTVTSRYDVDLSVADGTGATVPLVVANMTAIAGRRMAETVARRGGLVVLPQDIPIPVVAEVVAWVKRRHLVFDTPIVLRPDQTVAEALSLIPKRAHRAAVVVSEGRAVGVVAEADCVDVDRFAQVREVMTPPAVTIAEDSDPRTAFEALDGTRAALAVAVDDDGCLVGVLTRTGALRATLYTPATDLDGGLRVAAAVGVNGDVGDKAARLLDAGVDCLVVDTAHGDQERMLDALAAVRSLEPPVPVAAGNVVSAAGTARLIEAGADIVKVGVGPGAMCTTRMMTGVGRPQFSAVLECAAVARELGRHVWADGGVRHPRDVALALAAGAASVMVGSWFAGTHESPGDLMLDADGRAYKTSFGMASSRAVASRTAGESAYDRARKALYEEGISSSRMYLDRARPGVEDLIDEICAGVRSACTYAGARNLAELHARAIVGVQSAAGFSEGRPLSTSW
- a CDS encoding GmrSD restriction endonuclease domain-containing protein; the protein is MPVLRDPSSTPTSRLASAVAAGLALLLLGGCGTASDSSGPTETAETVTSSGPEKPRKSQKSGAPVETAGPSASVRPDQAPDPLAGRPGARVKTTLVAAVAALPVAPERRTGYDRDLFAHWSDADRNGCDTRDEVLITQNRAPGARLAAGCTVVAGEWFSYYDQLTTTSASSFDIDHLVPLAEAWDSGAHAWSAPRREAFANDLGDRRALIAVSASSNRTKSDADPAQWMPAYKACVYVSSWVAVKVRWRLSVDPAEQQVLARYAASCGKRPLTVRLAKLRGSAVADARSSDAGQLAPATPATPATPSPPAAGTSGGGAGLDPRFDYCTSAVAAGHGPYVRGRDPEYAWYRDGDGDGTVCES
- a CDS encoding TA system antitoxin ParD family protein; this encodes MVGTKAERVTRFDEALFETAAAEGSRQSRSARQQLEHWARLGAALSAQVEAPLNRVRLALEGTIAQRDLTLDEARQFDAAIAVRIDDAVAQADFASASLPNFAEVSPDPHRVLADLASRAEVSERAREQLREALATLDQALEAEPQSAEAGR
- a CDS encoding LysR family substrate-binding domain-containing protein, producing the protein MSAFRVGFVTGATPDKWARAWRERSRVPLELVPVEEDQQEAGLRDGSLDMCLVRLPIDREGLHCIPLYEELPVVVAGHEHFVAAADEVSLADLEDEQLVLPHRSGWTPTAEQLAWPPMSVRDAVEVVASGTGIVLVPMSVARLHHRKDVVSRPVSDLPTTTVGLAWLVDNEDPRVQTFIGIVRGRTARSSRG
- a CDS encoding BCCT family transporter, with product MAASPVDDVVPHPVLDVAPSANDQGRPGLDRVVFGVTAVLALAFLVWGFVSTDSLASVSGDSLGWTMDNAGWLFVITASGFVVFVLWLALSRFGAITLGRDDEEPEFRTTSWVAMMFSAGMGIGLMFWGVSEPIAHLTTPPPGTEGGTEAEAMKTAMSTTLFHWTLHPWAIYAVVGLAIAYGVYRKGRVQLISAAFEPLLGRHARGPAGKVIDMLAIFATLFGSAASLGLGALQIGSGLEIVAGLDEVGNGLLVMVIAVLTVGFVASAVSGVARGIQWLSNINMVLALVLALFVFLVGPTIFVLNLLPTAIGGYIADLPTMAARTGAEGGDTSDWLQGWTVFYWAWWLSWTPFVGMFIARISRGRTIRQFVSGVLLVPSLVSLVWFCIFGGAALDLQSSGAADIAGELSTESQLFTMLEAYPAATATSILVMVLVGIFFISGADAASIVMGSLSERGTITPRRGTVVFWGVATGAVAAVMLLVGGADALNGLQSITIVAALPFVLVMIGLAVALVKDLRSDPVVLRRAYAREAVEQAVIAGVTEHGDDFVLSIESTGDGDGDGEVGGVTTTSTGAGPR
- a CDS encoding type 1 glutamine amidotransferase domain-containing protein, yielding MAESQFTSETKVAFLVAPEGIEQIELTAPWAAVRDAGAEPVLISTEPGKVQAFHHLDAADTFGVDAVVGDVRVEDYAALVLPGGVANPDALRTDETAVAFVRDFVASGRPVAAICHAIWMLVEADVLRGREVTSWPSLQTDVRNAGGRWTDSEVVLDANLITSRNPDDLPAFNRELLSRLSS
- a CDS encoding GAF domain-containing protein → MPETYRAPMRSRLDDIDAGLAQARAVALGLVGMGGRLDPSPGPDAGVEEVLSRTVVEHGERTARRVERFAAVPAGALVWTRDTDGRYRRGALTGPWRYDATRQAYAADLVHVRPCAWEDPLDEVEVPAAVVASFERGGRNFQRIRALDR
- a CDS encoding AAA family ATPase; translation: MTRLDLVVGPNGAGKSTFVDLILLPTLPHQAFVNADEIAKTYWPGDEVVKSRIAARLAEVLRVAFVAMGEPFIAETVFSHPSKISLIEDAVAAGYRVHLHVLMLPEDEAVARVAKRVTQGGHQVPEEKVRSRYQRLWENVVRAALLCDTADFYDNTGRSPVLVARLSAGIAYGAVAWPEWTPKDLTDCWH